The following proteins are co-located in the Tachysurus vachellii isolate PV-2020 chromosome 19, HZAU_Pvac_v1, whole genome shotgun sequence genome:
- the ssr4 gene encoding translocon-associated protein subunit delta: protein MRRIIVAVLAFCLALCAADTCTEPVISTSSYTTADALISSETVFIVELSLACGNGAQSVALYADVNGKQFPVTRGQDVGKYQVSWSVPHKEASSGTYQVKFFDEEAYSTLRKAQRNNEDVEAIKPLFSVNVEHRGAWSGPWVSSEVLAAVIGIVLYYLAYSTKSSIQA from the exons ATGAGGCGAATAATTGTAGCTGTTTTGGCTTTCTGTCTGGCTCTTTGTGCAG CTGATACTTGCACAGAGCCAGTGATCTCCACCTCATCATACACTACAGCCGATGCCCTGATCTCCTCTGAGACAGTCTTCATTGTCGAGCTGAGCCTGGCCTGTGGAAATGGAGcacag AGTGTCGCCCTCTACGCAGACGTTAATGGCAAACAGTTTCCTGTGACCAGAGGTCAGGATGTGGGAAAATATCAG gtTTCCTGGAGTGTTCCCCACAAAGAAGCCAGCTCAGGCACATACCAAGTGAAGTTCTTTGATGAGGAAGCTTACAGCACCCTGCGTAAG GCCCAGAGAAATAATGAAGATGTAGAAGCTATCAAGCCTCTGTTTTCTGTCAATGTGGAGCACAGG GGTGCATGGAGTGGTCCTTGGGTGTCATCTGAGGTCCTGGCAGCTGTCATTGGCATTGTTCTATACTATTTGGCTTACAGCACTAAAAGTTCAATTCAGGCATAA